The following nucleotide sequence is from Aquarana catesbeiana isolate 2022-GZ linkage group LG08, ASM4218655v1, whole genome shotgun sequence.
ctactgtatttcactatataaactcactttactgtaaaaaaataagtgtaaaatgcaaaactccggtgggtgtaacaagatgtccacttcccccccttctcagtgtatccttactgtggaggagtgaggggtgtagcaagatggcggcgacgaaacgtcacttctgttacatatTTTGACGGGTCGCTAAATCTGACGAAACACCATCTGCCTTGTGAAAGGAGAAAATGTTCTCAGTGCAGGAGAagggcggccattttgttgtagccagGAAGACGTAGATAGATGAGTTTTTAGAGCAGAAAGAAGCTTCCAGCTGCAGAGTGTGTGGCCAGTGAGGAGGAGGTAATAATGTATTCATATTATGAGTGAAAAAAGAGATAGAGGAGGTCCAGTCTGTATGGACTGGGGGAAGGGGGCGGTCATCTGACTTCAGTCAGGTCACTTGTCCTGCTTAGAGCACACAGGTTGTCCTGTAGGTAAGAAAACAAAACAGGGTGGAAGCCAGAAGAATGAATATAAAATTCTCCACCCACTAGCTCCGCCTCTCTCAGCAGGTGCCCAGCATAATCAGTACTTCTGATAATATccacttcccacccaggccaattttacatgtaaaaatcatcttttttttttttttgctagaaaattactcagaacccccaaacattttatatatatatatatatatatatatatatatatatatatatatatatatatatatcagagaccctagggaataaaatggcgattgtttcaattttctatgtcacacggtatttgcacagcaatttttggggaaaaaataccgtttaatgaattttaatgcaaaaaaaacacaatatataacccatattgttagtaaaatataaaagatgatgttacgctgagtaaatagatacctaacatgtcacactttaaagttGTGCATACTTgtgaaatggtgccaaacttcggtacttaaaaatctccataggcgacgctttaaaaatgtttgcaggttaccagtttagagttacagaggaagtctattGCTAGACTTATTACTCTCATGctaacattcgcggcgatacctcacatgtcgtGCAAATGCCGTTTACACATGCGGATGCaacctacgtatgtgttcgcttctgcgtgaggGGACGGGaacacttaaaaatatatatatatattatttattttatttttgcactgtcccttaattttttttacatttttttttatcatttttatttctattacaagaaatgtaaacatcccttgtaataggaataagggcgacaggtcttctttatggagacatctggggtctataaccCCAGATATCTCTTTTACCCTGAAAAGcaggagataaaaaaaataaataaaattgatctttgctttccagggaaaaaaaaattggcagtgtttacatctgctagAGCCGGAAGTGTTGTCGCTTCcggcctcccagggtcatagagaGGTCCAGGGGGCCATCCGTTCaatggccagctctatggtaatctGGCGCCACCGCCAGATCTGATCTCCGGCTTTCCAATCGCACAGGAGAGTCCAGAGGAAATGATCTCATGGCTAATCCCTCGCTGGGATCACTGTGAAAGAGGATCGCCCACTGTGTAAAAAtataccggtgttatggcagctagcagtATTTAACGTCAacgcggtgggcggtccggaagtggttaaatcattagatgtggtggtcgcattcgttttttgttttttttttcgtttttttttttaggcttttttccctctgttttcagctggtgatctggctgggtaacacaccttctgtattagagcgcccccactctgcatGAAAAAGCAACAGaaacctttggatagcagcattgtcagtctggtgggggagaagagtgttaaatgtactagccaACCTCCATGTAACATTTATAATCAGTtatagcaaaatttttttttttccttttttggatggaggttttatgtaaaaaaataaaaggtgaccattgtaagcacccctgtcagtggtaaatggttcatctcatccctgtaaactggtACATCTGCTGGGCAGCTTGGCCTGATGAAGAACAACAGACttcctggctggatcaccaggtgaaaatacaaGCAAGCCTAAAATAGAAAACGAAAGCAGCCattatatctaagaattggtaagctgcagacAGTATAACAAATGTTTGCTCTTGGAAAGGGAACACTTTCAAAAGTAAACATAtaggaggaatttttttttcagcaaatacACATGTAAgttatattaattatttttttaaatacactttattgtcaTTTAATTGTACAATTGTCATTTATTGCCATCATTATTatcatttaaagtggttataaacctagttacaccacttttaccctacaggtaagcctataataatgcttacctgtaggtactgaaaatatctcctaaacctgcacggtttaggagatatttaccaatGACGCTTGcgctgacatcatcggcgcatgcgctgtgaagaaacgaccCTCCGAGCCGTTTCTTCACTAGTCAAGTGCCGTGACTGATGCATgtgagcgggagtgacgtcacgcaaatccggccagtcacagagacaGAGTCTGCGGCCCTGGaaagaagaggggcgaagatggatgcggccaccagggGCTTCGGTTGCAGGTAAGTGAAACTCTTgtgtgcaggacgctgtcggtctgaGCTGATGTCCAACCAAGTGCATATCAAAACCACTCAGGATACATATACTTAGACCAGTTATTTCCACCACTCTTTCCTGAATCCCCTATAGTAGCCGGATCAGGACCCGCATCTGGCCCCAGTGGAACTTCAGGTCTTAAACTTCCTTATGTCCCACATAGGTGGGCTTTTTCCTCTGGTTTGAGGAGTCATACCTATTCATATATACCTTTACCTAGTTATACTTGCTACATATGAAATACTATGActatgggtatgataattaatccGCACTGATCACAATCgggaaacacgctggatgggcagacagtgtcagcgcctctgtttttaaccccttgtttggAATGCGAAGATAGCCTACATATTACCAATAAACTTTCGCTATAACTCACACCTacacccacccctgaagaaggaggcttaatatctccgaaacgcgtcgggtgcaaagaTATTGGTATCAATATTCAACATATGGATAATTGCATAAATCGCATTCCTTTTATTGTTTGTTATAGTCATATTTGTTGATGTTTTTAAGATGtttctgaaatgaataaataactTTTCTATGTATTACATACCTtctcctatattttatatatacgtgcctttaaagtccacctctAGGGGAACCTTCTCTCTTTTTGTTTGATTAGtgaaacataatgggctagtatgagaGGTAGAGGTGCTACCAGAAGCTAGTATCCCTTATtcatctcttcctccttctccaaCTCCTAATTCCCTGTTTTTCTTCGCCCCTTCCTCCTTCTTCACCTCCTCCCTCTACATCTTCtcccttcacctcctcctccctctactCCTTCTTCCTTCACCTCTTCCTTTTTCTTAGCTTCCTCCTCCCTCTActtctccttccttcttccttcaccTTATCCTCCTTCTTCAGCTCCTTCCTCTACTCATCCTCCCCTTAACCTCTTTCTCTTtcttcacctcctcctccttaTTCACCTCCTCCCTCTGCTACTCCTCATCCCTCtactcctcccccttcttccttctccacctcctcctcccctttcttcttcacctcatcctctttcacatgttCATGCATCTACTCCCTCTCCTTTACCTCTTCCTCCTCCCTTCTACTCCCCTATTCTCCTTCATCTCTCCCTCCTCCACATCCTACTCCTCCTTTCTTTGCTTCCTCCTCCCGTTCCTTCttcacctcttcctcctccacatTCTTTtacctccaccccccccctccttcacctctatctcctccacctcctgcttcTCCTCCACACTCCCCCCATCTTCCTCCCTATGTTCCCACCTCCTGCTTCACTtctccctcctccacctccctctACTCCTCATCTCCTCTTCCTCCAACTCTTCACTTTTCTCTATATCCTCCTCAACATCttcctccctgcccccctcccctccttcgcCTCTCCTTCCCCCACATCCTCCTCCCTCTACTCCCTGTTCCTCTTTCTTCGCCTTCTCCTCCCTTTATTCCTTACCCTCTTCCTCTTTCTtcacctcctccttttcttccttcaCCTCTTTCTCTTTCATCACCTCCTCCTCCCTTTATTCCCTCACTTCTTCCtcttctgcaattacagctgcaagtttttttggggatgtctctaccagctttgcacatctagagtgaaatttttgcccattcttctttgcaaaatagctcaagctctgtcaaattggatggagagcgtctgtgaatagcaattttcaagtcttgccacagattctcaattggatttaggtctggactttgactgggccattctaacacatgaatatgctttgatctaaaccattccattgtagctctggctgtatgtttaaggtcgttgtcctgttggaaggtgaacctccaccccagtctcaagtcttttgcagactctaataggttttttcccaagattgccctgtatttgcctccatccatttttccaccaactctgaccagcttccctgtccctgctgaaaaaagcatcccagcaacatgatgctgccgccatcatgtttcacggtggggatggtgtgttcagggtgatgtgcaatgttagttttctgccacacttagcgttttgcttttaggccaaaaagttcaattttggtctcatctgaccagagcaccttcttccacatgttttctgtgtcccccacatggcttctgcaaactgcaaatgggacttcttatggctttctttcaactaaggctttcttcttgccactcttccttaaaggtcagatttgtggagagcacgactaatagttgtcctgtggacagattctcccacctgagctgtggatctctgcagctcctccagagttaccatgggcctcttggctgcttctctgattaatactcttcttgcccggcctgtcagtttaggtggacagccatgtcttggtaggtttgcagttgtgccataccctttcccttttcggatgatgaattgaacagtgctccaggaGATGTCCAAAGctcgggatattttttttataacctaaccctgctttaaacttctctacaacttaatacctgacctgtctggtgtgttccttggccttcatgatgctgtttgttcactaaggttctccaacaaacctctgagatTTTCACAGAAcatctgcatttatactgagattaaatccacacaggtggactctatttactaattaggtgacttctgagggcaattgcttccactagatcTTAATTAGAGGTATGACAGTaaaaggggctaaatacaaatgcacgccacacttttcacatatttatttgtaaaaaaaattggaaaaccatttatcattttccttccgcttcccaatatgtgccactttgtgttggtctatcacataaaatcccaataaaatgtatttacctttttggttgtaacatgacaaaatgtggaaaatgtcaaggggtatgaatactttttcaaggcactgtacgatGGGCTGCAGACAGAGAGGTGTGCAATAATGTTACGAACACGATACATGTGTTAAATATTTAAATTTACATGTGTGTTTCCCTAggaatgacaggttctcttcatcTCTGTGGATGCTGCATTATTTGATTGTCTTTCACATTTCTTTTTAGCTTTATGTCTCCTTGGTTGTCCTCTCATTCGATTTATAATAAAGACAACTTTATATATTGcatgtacagtatacagtgcatatttatatgtttatttttttgtttgtttaatgttCACATTGGTTTGTCATGTTACAGGGAAAGGGAAGGCAAAATTAGTAAAAGGAAACCTATCAAACAGATTAGATGGAAAAGGAGAATAGTCACATGAGCAAGAGGATATTAAACCTCAccttggagatcatctacctgctgaccggagaggtgaggagaattctgggaggtcacatgacatcactcttatctctattaatagaACACAgaactgaccggagaggtgaggaggagtctgggaggtcacatgacatcactcttatctctattaatagaACACAgaactgaccggagaggtgaggaggattctgggagatcacatgatatcactcttatctctattaataaaacacagagctgaccggagaggtgaggaggagtctgggaggtcacatgacatcactcttatctctattaataagacacagacctgaccggagaggtgaggaggattctgggaggtcacatgacaccactcttatctctattaaaacagagttccacccacattttcatCTATACACCTATCATTTCATCAATATCAGCTTCAATGAACAGAAGAAAACGGCTGCACACCAAAGAATTAACCCAACATGTTTAATTCCAAAACTTGACAATTGACAGCCACAAGGACAAGGTTACAGGACCCAGGAGGTGACGCATTTCACACTGAACGGCTGCCAATTGTCATGTTTTGGAATTAAACACGTTGGATTAATTCTTTGGTGTGCAGCCGTTTTCTTCTATTCCTTGATCTTCGGTGGTGAGCCGTGGTATTGCACCCAGCACTATTCGGACTGCAGTGATTGCTCACCTGGAGTGGAGCTTCCTTCTTTGAACTACCATGAGCTTCATACAGGCCTAAAAAAACAGCTATGGGCATTTCtgcatttttttctcctttacCTTGCTTTCATGGCTTTTAATCTTTCTTCCTATTTCCTCGTCCGCGGCAATTTACGTCACCTCCTGCAGCgcgctggctcctgggagatgtgtgtcatgatTCCCAGGAGTCCGTGAAGATTGATAGATTAGGTtaattgccataacaacggggagGGCACTTCCTCCGACGatacccgttgtgatggcaacctgagacaATTTCTATGCTGTGCCCATGtgtaatgcgcatgtgcaagatcgggggaggtgcatgctggatagCCAGCAGCACAATATCCTGGAAAAGAGCACTAGTGGACTTTGCATGCCCACAATCAAGATGGAAGCATGCAGCACAGAGAAGACAAAGGttagtttaaaaagaaaacatgtaaTACAACGCCAGGTTTAATAACATCTATTAGAGAATGTGATTCATACCAGAAGAACaagtgcctttaaaaaaaattaaaaatgcgggtggaactccactttaataacacacagacctgaccagagaggtgagagGAGAATTCTGGGAAATCACATGACATCTCTCTTATCTCTATtagtaaaacacagacctgaccggagaggtgaggaggattctggaagtGGCACATAACATAATTCttatcacaatttaaaaaacacagAGCTGACTAGAGTGGTGAGAAATTTTGGGAAATCTTAGATATAATATATGATTTATAGGGAGAGATGAGTTATTTTCTCTATGCAGTAACATTTATTTCCCTCTTAAATTACAGGAATGCATTATAGTGAAGAAGCCATCTAATGACCACATGACTCATGTGTCACAAAGTTGGAGTAGGAAACAAAGCCCCATGATGAAGCTTCTGACTTTCCCAAACAATgacaagaagattctagaagtcacccagaagatcatTAAGCTGCTAgaaggagaggtgagcggtgtcgggaattctgggacattatccagtaacagacaagggatgtgtctggatggtgactgtatcattgtgtgtgtcaggttcctataaggtgtcaggaagTCACTGTCTCATTTGGCATAGAAGAAGGGAACAAtttaggacacaaggatctctataaGGACGACATAATGGAGAAccggccgcccctcacatcaccgggtaagagcaGATTTTAATTTCttgtaaaggagagaagagtattgaggatccacctagatacGCACATCTTCAGATTAGGGATAAGCTTGATTGAGTTcagatcctagtccaaacccacaTGGCTAAGCCTGCCAAGAAGCTGTCACCTGGTACAGATGACAGATTCCAGGCGGGCTCAATCAAAATGGGTTCGGACGAGGAGCCTGAGCTCATCCCTTCTTCTGATTTAAAGAcacagaaacaatgtattcagtcagtgtgtgtgtttcctacagatggatccagaatcagaaatcccccagagagatgttCCCGTCCTCTGTATTCACATGACTCCACACAGGAACATAAGGAGATTCCTCAGGAACGTCCAGTAGATAGGACTAATGGTTCTAATAAAAGCTTAGattattttttaccttaatcatAATACAAATGTTGCAAAGAACATCATTTATCTTATCCAGAATGAAGGCCTGACTGTTGTTAAAATAGAAGATGGAGAAGAGCCATCTGTGAGGTGGGATGAGCCATGTTAGacccgctaaaaatagcggcgttttaccaccgacgttatgggcggcccggtgtgaaagggctctaaggaggAGCAAATCCCTCCAGAGATCAGCAGAGGTGAGAaaaaatccagagaagagtcccagattctccttgttcagtcactacaacaatctcttcttcccccccctcctctgtcagtagacagtaatgaggagacagtatgtgcccagtgggggagtcaggagccatcagcctctattagactccggctctcctcctcacatcatgtcattgtgtgttaccagccaagagatgtgaccagtctccccccacacacactctctggggtctctcatacatctcaCTAGAGTCATCTTTATTCACAGACCCCATAGACATTAGAGAGACTCAGAGAGATCTCAAAGCTGAGGAGGAAGCAGGACATGCAAGGATTAAAGAGGAGGAAGttcctccagagatcagcacaggtaagGAATAAACACTAAATGCAGTACAATAACCATCTCATAGCTCTCTTGGTGGTTTATTTCTCTTAGTATCTCCTATTTATTTCCTCAAgttaggtctgtgttttattaatagagatgtaGTTGCCCAAAATAATTACCATGCTCAGATGCTGGCCTGGGCTACTTTAACCCATTTTTTCCATAACTCCTTGGGTTCTCAGATATGCTCAGAGAACATACTCTTCTCTGCTTCCCTCCCTCGGCAATTCAGGGAGGCCACACCTGTtgaggcagaggtagctggacAAGTACTCTGCAGCCAGATGAGAGGCCCTCCAATGTGAGAACTGGTGTGTTGGCAGTGGGCCAGGAGCCTAAACTCACTGTAGCTCAATCAGGATAACATGTGGCTGCATAACATTGTCTGTATAAGACCCGCTAATAGCAGAGACtctagctgagaatcactacttcaggAATCTAATATAGAACACAAACAGTTACTTTCACTTATCCTCATAAACAGCATCCCTCACAGTGAAGTctagggtagctctggtaacagggggggggggggggggggctggagggatcTGAGGACACAGGGGTCACTCTACACACAACTTCTCCAAAACACCCAGCTACTGTGAGGAACATCTCCCTAATTGCGGTAGGAAGACAACAATATACACGTTCACCCGCAAAAACAGTATCTTGTGGCTGGGAACTGGTGCGTTGACTAAAGTGCCTCCACACTCCAATAGTAGAAATCAAACCAAGGTCGAGCCAGCTCCTCGGTACCATCTATAAAATGTAAGTCTTTACTGGCTACATAATAAAACGCAACAGCAACATGCTAATGTCTTTCTGATAAAACTCGCATACTATAAGAAAGGCGTTTTTTTTAAGCCGAAACGCGTTCGTGATACTGTTGTGTTTTATTATGTAGCCAATAAAGACTTACATTTTATAGCTGGTAACGAGTAGCCGGCTTGACCTTCCTACACCTCCCCAATTGCTACCAGAGTAATATAGTCCCAATGGAGTGACCCCTGTGTCCTCAGATCCCTCCAGTGGTCCCCCCTTGTCAGCAGAACTACCCTGGATTTTACTGCGAGGGGTGCTGATTATGCAGTTAAGTGAAAGTAACTGTTTGTGTTCTGTACTAGTATCCTGAAGTAGTGATTCCCAGCTAGAGTGTCAGGgactggacttgaacctgggacctctgctgtgtctggcaatgactcttctcgctgaactacctgagatgctggacaacaCCCTCTCTGATCATTTGGACTGATCCTGCCTTGTGCCTCTGCTGAATCTTGAACTCTTTGCGCCTACCATTAACTTCCTGATTtaggccatgtctctgcacttcctgtttgctagattattgtgctctccagccaatatctcgctcttgtcttccctgctgccgtctaTATTTTGtaccactcgttatcgacccttagcttgttcctcgactacgcttctgtctgatgcaactactcattactgacctttggcttgtttactgattgcgcttctgcttgatctctaccTGCTATATTTGATACTGGACCCTgtcttgctcacctcctggtggggcgatcctaagGACCACTACCTGgtacatgcagcaaaacccaccctcaccatcaggagctttggtgaacaccggttagtacttagactccacacctcaggtgagcctgcatcatccaccagggtgactgactgtgtacctatcctgctgattGATAGTAGTcccgctactgctatagcaactggtctttgagcctgacTCCTGATCCTAAATGGGGCCCAGTAGATCTCCAGCTCAGTAGTACCTCCACTCAGTAGAACCCCCATCTCTGCTGAATCCtcactcagtaataacccccagctctgctgatcctctggtttgctgatcctcctctctccagTCCCCGCTTATCTTCCACTAGTTTGCTCCCACGCTGCTCACCACATGTGACAtatgctagtttctcctgctccaatCCCAcaactctgctgatcctctggtttgctgatcctcctctctctggtccccactcacctcccgctaaattgctcccatgctgctcaccacatgtgacatctgctagtttctcctgctctggtcccccagctctgcttatcctctagtttgctgatcctcctctctctggtccctgctcacctcccgctatattgctcccacactgctcaccacattgctagtttctcctgctctggtctcCCGGCTCTGCCAATCCTCCactgctcagtcctctctctctagTCCCCGCTCATATTCTGCTATAGCATTTCCATAGTACATAGCACGTGTGCCGCCTGCTAGTTGGTCCATTTCAGTCTGGACCCCGTTTACCTTCCTGTtgctccacgctgcacaccagatgtgacgtctgtacaagacacttccagaatatatacacgtgaactggaagtgactgctgatggaCATCTTTAaggttcgcttgttggtttcccgTGCATCCTGGGATACCTGCAAAACCTCCAAATCAAAGTGAAGCTAAAGgtgaataaaagcccctcaaaagcttcaggtgctgttaGCCAGCGTtgtcattgacttctatggaggctttggagatgctttgaagcaccaagaaagcgacatggagtataatttttgaagaaaagcaaacaatgtgtgaacaggactgttaagtaaccattttatttagtgacagaagctttgaTCTGCATTtcgagtgttttaaaaaaaaacatgtccaatgccacattttgaagcaagcgTAAACAAGCCCTTACAGAGTTggttctgcaataaaagcctttctatcatcaaattttatttttaaagcgtaatataaaaatattttgttaATAGCTATTTTATTTCAGAGAACATTTTTGTTAAATGGTTCTGTAACTGTTCCCACTCTGTTTTGTATCTTATTTATTCCAGAGAGACAACACATCAGAAACA
It contains:
- the LOC141104647 gene encoding gastrula zinc finger protein XlCGF66.1-like isoform X2, which produces MEKENSHMSKRILNLTLEIIYLLTGEECIIVKKPSNDHMTHVSQSWSRKQSPMMKLLTFPNNDKKILEVTQKIIKLLEGEVPIRCQEVTVSFGIEEGNNLGHKDLYKDDIMENRPPLTSPERQHIRNNMGYIPLKYM
- the LOC141104647 gene encoding gastrula zinc finger protein XlCGF53.1-like isoform X1, whose translation is MEKENSHMSKRILNLTLEIIYLLTGEECIIVKKPSNDHMTHVSQSWSRKQSPMMKLLTFPNNDKKILEVTQKIIKLLEGEVPIRCQEVTVSFGIEEGNNLGHKDLYKDDIMENRPPLTSPDPIDIRETQRDLKAEEEAGHARIKEEEVPPEISTERQHIRNNMGYIPLKYM